A single genomic interval of Candidatus Sysuiplasma acidicola harbors:
- a CDS encoding AIR synthase family protein: MRRTSHRLKNRDLHGGHDPYDQGKADYRLFRSISKLTGSKRSDVLLGPMFGADFGVIDTGNGRVLAISTDPIYINQQMELDNAAWFAFHIVVTDVALSGLAPSHLALDWNLPPGLDDSIFLTISRVFHAEAKALNMSIVTGHTGRYGGCKAPILGAGTSIAVGRKENLILPTGMRAGDRLILTKYPALETAILLSYEFDDLLRENVGGSTLTRLRKKIRMLSPLNEAAVVSSAGGVSAMHDASERGIYGALHELSKATGLSFTIEPDNIAMDSDVKKVADFLRFNPLESSSEGTLILTAREERVPQIVRKLASAGVRASVCGTVIQGRNSVAEVTDDGRLRAVGMPLTDGYLIARHAAKRILRTAGSNSAHQISD; the protein is encoded by the coding sequence ATGCGGCGAACCAGTCATCGGTTAAAGAATCGTGATCTTCACGGCGGTCATGACCCCTACGATCAGGGAAAGGCAGACTACAGGCTGTTCAGATCCATCTCAAAACTGACGGGCAGCAAACGGTCGGATGTGCTGCTTGGACCGATGTTTGGAGCAGATTTTGGCGTCATCGACACCGGCAATGGAAGGGTACTTGCGATTAGCACCGACCCAATCTACATCAATCAGCAAATGGAACTCGATAACGCTGCCTGGTTTGCCTTTCACATAGTAGTTACAGATGTCGCGCTTTCCGGTCTCGCACCGTCACATCTTGCACTCGACTGGAATCTTCCGCCTGGGTTAGATGACTCTATATTCCTCACCATCAGCAGAGTATTCCACGCCGAGGCTAAGGCCCTGAACATGTCGATCGTCACCGGGCACACCGGCAGATACGGCGGCTGCAAGGCACCGATACTCGGTGCCGGCACATCGATAGCAGTAGGAAGAAAAGAGAATCTCATCCTCCCGACAGGCATGAGGGCAGGGGACAGGCTCATACTCACAAAATATCCTGCGCTAGAAACAGCGATCCTGCTGTCCTACGAGTTCGACGACCTTCTTCGGGAGAATGTTGGTGGGAGCACATTGACCAGATTGCGGAAGAAGATTCGCATGCTTTCGCCACTCAACGAAGCGGCCGTTGTCTCATCTGCAGGAGGTGTCAGTGCGATGCATGATGCAAGCGAACGCGGCATCTATGGTGCGCTACATGAACTTTCAAAGGCGACCGGTCTGTCTTTTACCATCGAGCCTGACAACATCGCTATGGATTCAGATGTCAAGAAGGTGGCTGACTTTCTACGATTCAATCCCCTGGAAAGCAGCAGTGAAGGAACGCTGATACTAACCGCAAGAGAAGAGAGGGTACCGCAGATTGTACGCAAACTCGCAAGTGCGGGTGTAAGGGCAAGCGTGTGTGGTACTGTCATTCAGGGCAGGAACAGCGTGGCGGAGGTGACGGACGACGGGAGGTTACGAGCTGTTGGGATGCCGCTAACCGACGGATATCTCATCGCTCGACATGCTGCAAAGAGGATATTGCGCACTGCCGGGAGCAACAGCGCGCATCAGATAAGCGACTGA